In Nocardia asteroides, the following proteins share a genomic window:
- a CDS encoding TetR/AcrR family transcriptional regulator, which translates to MTSADQHTPARRSDATKAVILDAARARFAVDGYAKATIRAIAADAEIDPSMVMRYFGSKDGLFAAAVQIDLDLPDLAAAPPEAMGELLVRRFLAIWEGRENTVLLILLRSSITDDKVADRFRAIFAEQVLPAVLRFGDPADAPRRGGLVVTQLLGIALCRYILRLPPVVEMRPDQLIADVSPVIQGYLTSVPDR; encoded by the coding sequence ATGACTTCCGCCGATCAGCACACCCCGGCTCGCCGCTCGGATGCCACCAAGGCCGTCATCCTCGACGCCGCGCGGGCGCGCTTCGCCGTCGACGGCTACGCCAAGGCGACCATCCGCGCCATCGCCGCCGACGCGGAAATCGACCCGTCCATGGTCATGCGGTATTTCGGCAGCAAGGACGGGCTCTTCGCGGCGGCCGTCCAGATCGACCTGGACCTGCCCGATCTCGCGGCCGCACCGCCCGAAGCCATGGGTGAGCTGCTGGTCCGGCGGTTCCTGGCGATCTGGGAGGGCCGCGAGAACACGGTCCTGCTGATCCTGCTGCGGTCCTCGATCACCGACGACAAGGTCGCCGATCGCTTCCGCGCGATCTTCGCCGAACAGGTCCTGCCCGCGGTCCTGCGCTTCGGCGACCCCGCCGACGCCCCCCGCCGCGGCGGCCTCGTGGTCACCCAACTCCTCGGCATCGCCCTGTGCCGCTACATCCTGCGCCTACCCCCGGTCGTCGAAATGCGCCCCGACCAACTCATCGCCGACGTCTCCCCGGTCATCCAGGGCTACCTGACCTCGGTGCCGGATCGCTAG
- a CDS encoding acyl-CoA dehydrogenase family protein, producing the protein MDFTPTEAQTDLARLTAEICAKLVTADRVRELDVNGRFDEQLWKSLAETGVLTAALPDAQGGGGFGMLEQTAILRELGRSVAAVPYLWSIVLGAGALARFGDTAQQELAARAGAGEVVLTAALAEENLATTGTPGITATAAGDAWTLTGTATTVPYADRAERILVPARTAEGVAVFAIDPDHASVTRSAQQVVDLSPEFLVEFAATPGELVGSVAAGAEILTWLREQAWLGLAALQLGTLERALELTAEYTRTREQFGKAIGSFQSVAQRLADAYIDVQGLRLTVTQAAWRVAEGLPATEAIHIAKFWAADAGHRVAHTVVHVHGGIGIDRDHIVHNYFTAAKHHEFALGAATPHLLALGTELA; encoded by the coding sequence ATGGATTTCACTCCCACCGAAGCCCAGACCGATCTCGCCCGGCTGACCGCCGAGATCTGCGCCAAGCTGGTCACCGCCGACCGGGTGCGCGAACTGGACGTCAACGGCCGCTTCGACGAGCAGCTGTGGAAGTCGCTCGCCGAGACCGGCGTGCTCACCGCGGCCCTGCCGGACGCCCAGGGCGGCGGCGGTTTCGGGATGCTCGAGCAGACCGCGATCCTGCGCGAGCTCGGCCGTTCCGTGGCCGCGGTGCCCTACCTGTGGTCGATCGTCCTCGGCGCGGGCGCGCTGGCCCGCTTCGGCGACACCGCGCAGCAGGAACTCGCGGCGCGCGCCGGGGCAGGCGAGGTCGTGCTCACCGCCGCGCTCGCCGAGGAGAACCTCGCCACCACCGGCACGCCGGGCATCACCGCCACGGCGGCCGGCGACGCGTGGACGCTGACCGGCACCGCGACGACCGTTCCCTATGCCGATCGGGCCGAACGAATCCTGGTGCCCGCGCGCACCGCCGAGGGCGTCGCGGTCTTCGCGATCGATCCCGATCACGCCTCGGTGACCCGCTCCGCGCAGCAGGTCGTCGACCTCTCCCCCGAGTTCCTGGTCGAATTCGCGGCCACCCCGGGCGAATTGGTCGGCTCGGTGGCCGCGGGTGCCGAGATCCTCACCTGGCTGCGGGAACAGGCATGGCTCGGGCTCGCCGCCCTGCAGCTGGGCACCCTGGAGCGCGCACTCGAACTGACCGCCGAATACACCCGCACCCGCGAACAATTCGGCAAGGCCATCGGCTCGTTCCAGTCCGTCGCCCAGCGCCTGGCCGACGCCTACATCGACGTCCAGGGCCTGCGCCTGACCGTCACCCAGGCCGCCTGGCGCGTCGCCGAGGGCCTGCCCGCCACCGAGGCCATCCACATCGCCAAGTTCTGGGCGGCCGACGCGGGCCACCGCGTCGCCCACACCGTCGTCCACGTCCACGGCGGCATCGGTATCGACCGCGACCACATCGTCCACAACTACTTCACCGCCGCCAAGCACCACGAATTCGCCCTCGGCGCCGCCACCCCCCACCTCCTCGCCCTCGGCACGGAACTGGCGTAG
- a CDS encoding acyl-CoA dehydrogenase family protein: protein MRVAYTPQQEELRAELREYFARLMTPERRAALSLQTGEYGEGNVYREVVRQMGKDGWLTLSWPKEYGGQDRTTMDQLIFVEEAAIAGAPVPFLTLNSVAPTIMQYGTEEQKKFFLPKIASGELHFSIGYSEPGAGTDLASLRTSAVRDGDDFVINGQKMWTSLIAYADYIWLAVRTDPTAKKHKGITMFIVPTDVEGFSWTPVHTMAGPDTSATYYQDVRVPASSIVGPENGGWSLITNQLNHERVALTSAGPLSLAVGQTVEWARNTTLPDGSRVIDQEWAKLNLARVHAKVEYLKLLNWEIASRADLGGEAAPRPWDASACKVYGTELATEAYRLLMEVVGSHAYLRQDSPGAVLLGRLERMHRAALILTFGGGTNEVQRDIIAMTALRQPAAAR from the coding sequence ATGCGCGTCGCGTATACGCCGCAGCAGGAAGAATTGCGCGCCGAGCTGCGCGAGTATTTCGCCCGGCTGATGACGCCGGAACGGCGCGCGGCGCTGAGCCTGCAGACCGGCGAGTACGGCGAGGGCAACGTCTACCGCGAGGTCGTGCGCCAGATGGGCAAGGACGGCTGGCTCACGCTGAGCTGGCCCAAGGAGTACGGCGGCCAGGACCGCACGACGATGGATCAGCTGATCTTCGTCGAGGAGGCCGCCATCGCCGGTGCGCCCGTCCCCTTCCTCACCCTGAATTCGGTCGCGCCGACGATCATGCAGTACGGCACCGAGGAGCAGAAGAAGTTCTTCCTGCCCAAGATCGCCTCGGGCGAACTGCACTTCTCCATCGGCTACTCCGAGCCCGGCGCCGGCACCGACCTGGCCTCGCTGCGCACCTCGGCCGTGCGCGACGGCGACGACTTCGTCATCAACGGCCAGAAGATGTGGACCAGCCTGATCGCCTACGCCGACTACATCTGGCTGGCGGTGCGCACCGACCCGACCGCGAAGAAGCACAAGGGCATCACGATGTTCATCGTGCCCACCGATGTCGAGGGCTTCTCCTGGACGCCGGTACACACGATGGCCGGGCCCGACACCAGCGCCACCTACTACCAGGACGTGCGGGTGCCCGCCTCGTCCATCGTGGGCCCGGAGAACGGCGGCTGGTCGCTGATCACCAACCAGCTCAACCACGAGCGCGTCGCGCTGACCTCCGCCGGGCCGCTGAGCCTGGCCGTCGGCCAGACCGTGGAATGGGCGCGCAACACCACCCTGCCCGACGGCTCACGCGTCATCGATCAGGAATGGGCCAAGCTCAACCTGGCGCGCGTGCACGCCAAGGTCGAATACCTCAAGCTGCTGAACTGGGAGATCGCCAGCCGTGCCGACCTGGGCGGCGAGGCGGCGCCGCGGCCGTGGGACGCCTCGGCGTGCAAGGTCTACGGCACCGAGCTGGCCACCGAGGCCTACCGCCTGCTGATGGAGGTCGTCGGCTCGCACGCCTACCTGCGCCAGGACTCCCCCGGCGCGGTGCTGCTCGGCAGGCTCGAGCGGATGCACCGGGCCGCGCTGATCCTCACCTTCGGCGGCGGCACCAACGAGGTGCAGCGCGACATCATCGCCATGACCGCCCTGCGCCAGCCCGCCGCGGCCCGCTGA
- a CDS encoding ferredoxin: MKIIVDFDRCEANGVCVGIAPDMFELDDDDNLHVLEGDVADDRVADVEEAVAQCPKAALRLA; encoded by the coding sequence ATGAAGATCATCGTCGATTTCGACCGGTGCGAAGCGAACGGCGTGTGCGTAGGAATCGCCCCTGACATGTTTGAACTCGATGACGACGACAACCTGCACGTGCTCGAGGGCGATGTGGCCGACGATCGCGTCGCCGATGTCGAGGAAGCGGTGGCGCAGTGTCCCAAGGCCGCGCTGAGGTTGGCGTGA
- a CDS encoding 3-oxoacyl-ACP reductase yields the protein MSVMQTSLDGRVAIVTGAGAGLGRAEALALAAAGAAVVVNDLTEDAAAETIAAIRELGGKAEFVGGSIAERSTADALIATAQESLGGLDIVVNNAGITRDRMLFNMSDEDFDAVIAVHLRGHFLLSRNAGAYWRSASKAAGEPVYGRLVNTSSEAGLLGPEGQANYGAAKAGITALTLSAARGLSRFGVRSNAICPRARTAMTEAVFSDAPEGTVDPLAPEHVAKLVAYLASPAADAVNGQVFVVYGPMVALMAAPEVEARFDAAGAEWSEGDLAATLSGYFSERPADHTFSARALRDLG from the coding sequence ATGAGTGTGATGCAGACTTCACTGGACGGCCGGGTCGCGATCGTGACCGGCGCGGGCGCGGGTCTCGGCCGGGCCGAGGCACTCGCGCTGGCCGCGGCGGGCGCGGCCGTGGTCGTCAACGACCTCACCGAGGACGCCGCCGCCGAGACCATCGCCGCGATCCGCGAGCTGGGCGGCAAGGCGGAGTTCGTCGGTGGCAGCATCGCCGAGCGCTCCACCGCCGACGCGCTGATCGCGACCGCCCAGGAATCCCTCGGCGGCCTCGACATCGTCGTCAACAACGCGGGCATCACCCGCGACCGCATGCTGTTCAACATGTCCGACGAGGACTTCGACGCGGTGATCGCGGTGCATCTGCGCGGTCACTTCCTGCTCTCGCGCAACGCGGGCGCCTACTGGCGCTCGGCCTCCAAGGCCGCGGGCGAGCCGGTGTACGGCCGGCTGGTCAACACCTCCTCGGAGGCGGGGCTGCTCGGGCCGGAGGGCCAGGCGAACTACGGTGCGGCGAAGGCGGGTATCACCGCGCTGACGCTGTCGGCCGCGCGTGGCCTGTCGCGCTTCGGCGTGCGCTCGAACGCGATCTGCCCGCGGGCGCGCACCGCGATGACCGAGGCCGTCTTCTCTGACGCGCCCGAGGGCACCGTCGACCCGCTGGCGCCCGAACACGTGGCCAAGCTCGTCGCCTACCTGGCCTCGCCCGCCGCCGACGCGGTGAACGGTCAGGTCTTCGTCGTCTACGGGCCGATGGTCGCGCTGATGGCGGCTCCGGAGGTCGAGGCGCGCTTCGACGCCGCGGGCGCGGAGTGGTCCGAGGGCGACCTCGCGGCGACGCTGTCCGGCTACTTCTCCGAGCGTCCCGCCGACCACACGTTCTCGGCTCGCGCGCTGCGCGATCTGGGCTGA
- a CDS encoding MlaE family ABC transporter permease, whose translation MNDLLAVPLRAVGGFFELGADVAKAAVRRPFQWREFIDQSWFVARVSIVPTLLVAIPFTVLVVFTLNILLREIGAADLSGAAAAFGAVTQVGPIVTVLIVAGAGATAICADLGARTIREEIDAMKVLGIDPVSRLVVPRVLASMFVALMLNSLVCTVGIVGGFAFSVFLQGVNPGAFVNGIPLLTNLPELIISEIKAGLFGLIAGMVACYLGLQVKGGPKSVGDAVNQTVVFAFMALFVVNVVVTAIGLKFTVR comes from the coding sequence GTGAACGACCTCCTTGCTGTCCCGTTACGGGCGGTCGGCGGATTCTTCGAACTCGGCGCGGACGTGGCCAAGGCCGCGGTCCGGCGCCCGTTCCAGTGGCGTGAGTTCATCGACCAGTCGTGGTTCGTCGCTCGCGTCTCGATCGTGCCGACGCTGTTGGTGGCGATCCCGTTCACGGTGCTGGTGGTCTTCACCCTCAACATCCTGTTGCGCGAGATCGGCGCCGCCGACCTCAGCGGGGCGGCGGCCGCGTTCGGCGCCGTCACGCAGGTCGGTCCCATCGTCACGGTGCTGATCGTGGCGGGCGCGGGCGCCACCGCGATCTGCGCCGACCTGGGCGCGCGCACCATCCGCGAAGAGATCGACGCGATGAAGGTACTCGGCATCGACCCGGTCAGCCGGCTGGTGGTGCCCCGCGTGCTGGCCTCGATGTTCGTGGCGCTGATGCTCAACAGCCTGGTGTGCACCGTCGGCATCGTGGGTGGCTTCGCCTTCTCGGTCTTCCTGCAGGGGGTGAACCCCGGCGCGTTCGTCAACGGCATTCCGCTGCTGACGAATCTGCCCGAGCTGATCATCTCCGAGATCAAGGCCGGCCTGTTCGGGCTGATCGCCGGAATGGTCGCCTGTTATCTCGGATTGCAGGTGAAAGGCGGCCCCAAGAGTGTCGGCGACGCGGTGAACCAAACAGTGGTATTCGCCTTCATGGCCCTGTTCGTGGTGAATGTCGTCGTCACCGCGATCGGCCTGAAATTCACGGTGCGGTGA
- a CDS encoding MlaE family ABC transporter permease codes for MAFIVRSKFPRTVRRFERASKSVDSLGDKAIFFVKALGSVPRALVHYRTETIRLIAEISMGSGALAVIGGTVVIVGFLTLMAGGTIAVQGYSSLGNIGVEALTGFFAAFINVRIAAPVISGIGLAATIGAGATAQLGAMRVAEEIDALESMAIRPVPFLVGTRVLAGLIAIVPLYALAVIASFLASRFATVVIYGQSAGVYDHYFSTFLIPSDILWSFAQAIVMALAVMLIHTYFGFTAAGGPVGVGVAVGNAVRASLVAVVTVTLLISLAIYGTSGNFHLSG; via the coding sequence ATGGCATTCATTGTTCGCAGTAAGTTCCCCCGCACGGTCCGCCGTTTCGAACGCGCGTCGAAATCCGTGGACTCCCTGGGCGACAAGGCGATCTTTTTCGTCAAGGCGCTCGGTTCGGTGCCGCGCGCGCTGGTGCACTACCGCACCGAGACCATCCGGCTCATCGCCGAGATCAGCATGGGCAGTGGCGCGTTGGCGGTGATCGGCGGCACCGTCGTGATCGTCGGCTTCCTGACCCTGATGGCGGGTGGCACCATCGCGGTGCAGGGTTACAGCTCGCTCGGCAATATCGGCGTCGAGGCACTGACCGGCTTCTTCGCCGCCTTCATCAACGTCCGCATCGCCGCCCCGGTGATCTCCGGCATCGGCCTGGCCGCCACCATCGGCGCGGGCGCGACCGCCCAGCTCGGCGCCATGCGCGTGGCCGAGGAGATCGACGCGCTGGAATCGATGGCGATCCGGCCCGTTCCGTTCCTCGTCGGTACCCGGGTGCTGGCCGGCTTGATCGCCATCGTGCCGCTCTACGCGCTCGCGGTGATCGCCTCCTTCCTCGCCAGCCGCTTCGCGACCGTGGTGATCTACGGGCAGTCGGCCGGCGTCTACGACCACTACTTCTCGACGTTCCTCATCCCGAGCGACATCCTCTGGTCGTTCGCGCAGGCGATCGTCATGGCGTTGGCCGTCATGCTGATCCACACCTACTTCGGTTTCACCGCCGCGGGCGGACCGGTGGGTGTCGGTGTCGCGGTCGGCAACGCGGTGCGGGCTTCGCTGGTCGCGGTCGTCACTGTGACGCTGCTGATCTCGCTGGCCATCTACGGCACCTCCGGCAACTTCCACCTCTCGGGATAG
- a CDS encoding MCE family protein — MDTNRFVAALQGGLGRKLAALALVGLLVAGASLALALFQGAFTNTAVVLVDTPRTGLVLDPDAKVKVRGVEIGRVADIALHDDGAQLRLEVDPDQLKLVPSNAGVDIRSTTVFGAKYVNFVVPEQPSATALAPGSTVAASSVTVEFNTLFQHLSDVLAQVEPEKLNATLTALGTALEGRGDKLGDLLVRSDRYLRELNPYLPTLQSDLDKTAAVTGLYAEVTDPLLRTVDNATVTSQTISEMQAQLDNVLVNVTGLSDTVGSVLRENEHDLVTALDLLRPTTALLFEYAPALGCVIDGLGPLMPIAEDMMGGLLPGVGMNASFMLGAQPYTYPNDLPKVNATGGPRCEGVVDRVPESHSDYLVTDTSQGAVYTPNTQHEFHGVPKVFQLLLDGLPGVTR; from the coding sequence ATGGATACCAATCGGTTCGTTGCCGCACTGCAGGGCGGGCTCGGGCGCAAGCTCGCCGCGCTCGCGCTGGTCGGCCTGCTCGTCGCGGGCGCCTCGCTCGCGCTCGCGCTGTTCCAAGGCGCGTTCACCAATACCGCTGTGGTGCTGGTCGACACGCCACGCACCGGCCTGGTCCTGGACCCCGATGCCAAGGTGAAGGTGCGCGGCGTCGAGATCGGCCGGGTCGCCGACATCGCCCTGCACGACGACGGCGCCCAGCTGCGCCTGGAAGTCGACCCCGACCAGCTGAAGCTGGTGCCGTCCAACGCCGGCGTCGACATCCGCTCGACCACGGTGTTCGGCGCCAAGTACGTGAACTTCGTCGTCCCCGAGCAGCCGTCCGCGACGGCGCTGGCCCCGGGCAGCACCGTGGCCGCGAGCTCGGTGACCGTCGAGTTCAACACGCTGTTCCAGCACCTGTCCGACGTGCTCGCCCAGGTGGAGCCGGAGAAGCTCAACGCGACGCTGACCGCGCTCGGTACGGCGCTGGAAGGTCGCGGCGACAAGCTCGGCGACCTGCTGGTGCGTTCGGATCGCTATCTGCGCGAACTCAATCCGTACCTGCCCACCCTGCAGTCCGACCTGGACAAGACCGCCGCGGTGACCGGCCTCTACGCCGAGGTCACCGACCCGCTGCTGCGCACCGTCGACAACGCGACGGTCACCTCGCAGACCATCTCCGAGATGCAGGCTCAGCTCGACAACGTGCTGGTCAACGTGACCGGCCTGTCCGACACGGTGGGTTCGGTCCTGCGCGAGAACGAACATGACCTCGTGACCGCGCTCGACCTGCTGCGGCCGACGACCGCCCTGCTGTTCGAGTACGCGCCCGCGCTGGGCTGCGTCATCGACGGCCTCGGCCCGCTGATGCCGATCGCCGAGGACATGATGGGCGGGCTGCTGCCGGGTGTCGGCATGAACGCCAGCTTCATGCTCGGCGCCCAGCCCTACACCTATCCGAACGACCTGCCCAAGGTGAACGCCACCGGCGGCCCGCGCTGCGAGGGCGTGGTGGACCGGGTCCCGGAGAGCCACTCGGACTACCTGGTGACCGACACCAGCCAGGGCGCGGTGTACACGCCGAACACCCAGCACGAATTCCACGGTGTACCAAAGGTATTCCAGTTGCTGCTGGACGGACTGCCGGGAGTGACGCGGTGA
- a CDS encoding MCE family protein yields MRNTGTTIKLAIFTVVMTLVFAGLAIVLSQARFSSENGYRAVFTSSSGMLPGAKVRIAGVPVGSVTSVKVGDDNFAHVEFDVDSKYAVLASTRAAIKYENLVGDRYMELLEGPGSARRLSDGDTISREQTSPALDLDLLLGGFKPLLRGLDPAQVNDLTAALLQIFQGQGGTLVSLLNSGGGFAKTLADRDALIGSVIDNLNIVLGTIADRGDQFATTIDELQRLVSDLSAQRDPIGNALPRIAGATQELNDLLVQARPDLRNTIEQTGRLATNLDEGSDHIEWVLGKLPDTYKKLIRIGAYGSFLQLYICGTNFLVSGPNGQPMEIHAPGLQATGRCTPNE; encoded by the coding sequence GTGAGGAACACGGGAACGACGATCAAACTGGCGATCTTCACCGTGGTGATGACGCTGGTGTTCGCCGGCCTGGCGATCGTCCTGAGTCAGGCGCGGTTCTCCAGCGAGAACGGCTATCGCGCGGTGTTCACCAGTTCCTCGGGCATGCTGCCCGGCGCCAAGGTGCGCATCGCCGGCGTGCCGGTGGGCTCGGTGACCTCGGTGAAGGTCGGCGACGACAACTTCGCGCACGTCGAATTCGACGTCGACAGCAAGTACGCGGTGCTGGCCAGCACCCGTGCGGCGATCAAGTACGAGAACCTCGTCGGCGACCGCTACATGGAACTGCTCGAAGGTCCCGGCTCGGCGCGGCGGCTCTCCGACGGCGACACCATCAGCCGCGAGCAGACTTCGCCCGCACTGGATCTGGACCTGCTGCTCGGCGGCTTCAAGCCGCTGCTGCGCGGGCTCGATCCGGCCCAGGTGAACGACCTCACCGCGGCGCTGTTGCAGATCTTCCAGGGCCAGGGCGGCACCCTGGTGTCGCTGCTGAACAGCGGCGGCGGCTTCGCCAAGACCCTGGCCGACCGGGACGCGCTGATCGGCAGCGTGATCGACAACCTCAACATCGTGCTCGGCACCATCGCCGACCGCGGCGACCAGTTCGCCACCACCATCGACGAGCTGCAGCGCCTGGTCAGCGACCTGTCCGCGCAGCGCGACCCGATCGGCAACGCGCTGCCGCGGATCGCGGGCGCCACCCAGGAACTCAACGACCTGCTGGTGCAGGCCCGTCCCGATCTGCGCAACACCATCGAACAGACCGGCAGGCTCGCCACCAACCTCGACGAGGGTTCCGATCACATCGAGTGGGTGCTCGGAAAACTGCCGGACACCTACAAGAAGCTCATCCGGATCGGTGCCTACGGCTCCTTCCTGCAGCTGTACATCTGCGGTACCAACTTCCTGGTCAGCGGTCCCAACGGCCAGCCGATGGAAATTCACGCGCCGGGTCTGCAGGCGACCGGAAGGTGCACGCCCAATGAATGA
- a CDS encoding MCE family protein, whose amino-acid sequence MNENKSSAATIGIVGVVLAVTISLATLQFTELPFIRSGATFTANFLDAGGLVPGDPVHVAGVRSGEVRQVSLDGDKVLVKFDLDESIVLGEKTTAAIKTNTVLGRKSLDVVPTGPGAIDADDTIPLERTTSPYSLNEALSDLGGTVRDLDLDQVDQTLDTLSAAFADTPGPLRNALDGVTALSRSINVRDQALTDLLARAQNVTKILADRSTQLNTLLIDGNELLGELDRRRAAINQLVVYIDDVAKQLSGLVADNEPQMRPTLDRLNSVLALLQRNEQNLNEALDGLGPYAAALGEQVGNGPWFNAYVVNATSTELRPLVDALVWPEQVPQDLIDIFTNPRTPYIAPAEEDPPR is encoded by the coding sequence ATGAATGAGAACAAATCGTCGGCGGCGACGATCGGCATCGTCGGTGTGGTGCTGGCGGTGACGATCTCGCTCGCGACGCTGCAATTCACCGAGCTGCCCTTCATCCGCTCGGGCGCGACGTTCACCGCGAACTTCCTCGACGCGGGCGGCCTGGTCCCGGGCGACCCGGTGCACGTGGCCGGGGTGCGTTCCGGTGAGGTGCGCCAGGTCAGCCTCGACGGTGACAAGGTGCTGGTGAAGTTCGACCTCGACGAGTCGATCGTGCTGGGCGAGAAGACCACCGCCGCGATCAAGACGAACACGGTGCTCGGCCGCAAGTCCCTCGACGTGGTGCCCACCGGCCCCGGCGCGATCGACGCCGACGACACCATTCCGCTCGAGCGCACCACCTCGCCCTATTCGCTCAACGAAGCGCTGAGCGACCTCGGCGGCACCGTGCGCGATCTCGACCTGGATCAGGTGGACCAGACCCTGGACACGCTGTCGGCGGCCTTCGCCGACACACCGGGTCCGCTGCGCAACGCGCTCGACGGCGTCACCGCGCTCTCGCGCAGCATCAACGTGCGTGATCAGGCGCTGACCGATCTGCTGGCCCGGGCCCAGAACGTCACCAAGATCCTGGCCGACCGCAGCACCCAGCTCAACACGCTGCTCATCGACGGCAACGAACTGCTCGGCGAACTCGACCGGCGGCGCGCCGCGATCAACCAGCTCGTCGTCTACATCGACGACGTGGCCAAGCAGCTCTCTGGTCTGGTCGCCGACAACGAGCCGCAGATGCGTCCCACGCTGGACCGCCTGAACTCGGTGCTCGCGCTGCTGCAGCGCAACGAGCAGAACCTCAACGAGGCGCTCGACGGTCTCGGCCCCTACGCCGCCGCGCTCGGTGAACAGGTCGGCAACGGCCCCTGGTTCAACGCCTACGTGGTGAACGCGACCAGTACCGAGCTGCGTCCCCTCGTCGACGCCCTGGTCTGGCCGGAACAGGTGCCGCAGGACCTGATCGACATCTTCACCAACCCGAGGACGCCCTACATCGCTCCTGCCGAGGAGGATCCCCCGCGATGA
- a CDS encoding MCE family protein has protein sequence MSMSQQVRGLPRWTIAVAVVVIVALVAVAVYLVTGAGKNKVTASFTSTTGLYAGDEVRVLGVTVGSIDSIEPGKGQVRVRMSIDSDVDLPADARAVIIAPSLVSARFVQIAPGYSGGPKLADGAQIPLERTAVPVEWDEIKAELTKLSTALGPVGDDKQGSFGRFVDTAAENLDGNGQKFRDTLRELSATMTTLSDGRTDLFGTIRNLQKFVEVLSASNEQIVQFSGRLASVSSVLAGASAELGAGLDSLDVALADVKRFLDGTGGELTEGVEKLADVTQTLVDKRPQIEQVLHSGPTAMVNFYQLYKPAQGSLTGAVALNNSASPLSFLCGSVRALENNNSDKSADLCAEFLAPVISSLAMNYVPIMTNPASGVTAFPDQLVYSDPSLEGAGQPNSAPAAAPITVPEGLAGLAVPGGHR, from the coding sequence ATGAGCATGAGCCAGCAGGTGCGCGGGTTGCCGCGCTGGACGATCGCGGTGGCGGTGGTGGTGATCGTGGCCTTGGTCGCGGTGGCCGTCTACCTCGTCACGGGCGCCGGGAAGAACAAGGTGACCGCGTCGTTCACTTCCACGACCGGTCTGTACGCCGGCGACGAGGTGCGGGTCCTCGGCGTCACCGTCGGCAGCATCGACTCGATCGAACCGGGCAAGGGTCAGGTGCGGGTGCGGATGAGCATCGACAGCGATGTCGACCTGCCCGCCGACGCGCGGGCCGTGATCATCGCGCCGTCGCTGGTGTCGGCGCGTTTCGTGCAGATCGCGCCCGGCTACAGCGGTGGCCCGAAACTGGCCGACGGCGCCCAGATTCCGCTCGAGCGCACCGCGGTTCCGGTGGAGTGGGACGAGATCAAGGCCGAGCTGACCAAACTGTCGACGGCGCTGGGTCCGGTCGGTGACGACAAACAGGGCTCCTTCGGCCGCTTCGTCGACACCGCGGCCGAGAACCTGGACGGGAACGGGCAGAAGTTCCGCGACACCCTGCGCGAACTGTCCGCGACCATGACCACTCTGTCCGACGGCCGGACCGACCTGTTCGGCACCATCCGCAACCTGCAGAAGTTCGTCGAGGTGCTCTCGGCGAGCAACGAGCAGATCGTGCAGTTCAGCGGCAGGCTCGCTTCGGTGTCCTCGGTCCTGGCCGGCGCGTCGGCGGAACTCGGCGCTGGCCTGGACAGCCTCGATGTGGCGCTCGCCGATGTGAAGCGATTCCTCGACGGCACCGGTGGTGAACTGACCGAGGGCGTGGAGAAGCTCGCCGACGTCACCCAGACCCTGGTCGACAAGCGGCCCCAGATCGAGCAGGTGCTGCACTCCGGCCCGACCGCGATGGTGAACTTCTACCAGCTCTACAAGCCGGCGCAGGGCTCGCTCACCGGCGCTGTCGCCCTGAACAACTCCGCCAGCCCGCTCAGCTTCCTGTGCGGTTCGGTCCGGGCGCTGGAGAACAACAACTCCGACAAGTCCGCGGATCTGTGCGCGGAGTTCCTGGCGCCGGTGATCAGCTCGCTGGCGATGAACTACGTGCCGATCATGACCAACCCGGCCAGCGGCGTCACCGCCTTCCCGGATCAGCTGGTGTACAGCGACCCGAGCCTGGAGGGCGCGGGCCAGCCGAACTCGGCGCCGGCCGCCGCCCCGATCACCGTGCCCGAAGGTCTTGCCGGGCTTGCCGTTCCAGGAGGACATCGATGA